The following are encoded in a window of Balaenoptera acutorostrata unplaced genomic scaffold, mBalAcu1.1 scaffold_132, whole genome shotgun sequence genomic DNA:
- the LOC130706926 gene encoding LOW QUALITY PROTEIN: eIF5-mimic protein 2-like (The sequence of the model RefSeq protein was modified relative to this genomic sequence to represent the inferred CDS: substituted 1 base at 1 genomic stop codon), whose amino-acid sequence MLLEQNLITADMQKHSLTFWWPVECWPQVFNKLTRCYKYLEKGFEDEVKKLLLFLKGFSESERNKLAMLTDVLLANGTLNASILNSLYNENLVKGVSAALVVKLFKSWINEKDINAVAPSLWKVSMDNRLMELFPANKQSIEHFTNYFTEAGLKELSEYVWNQQTTGARKELQKELQEQMSRGDPFKDKILYVKEEMKKNNIPEPVVIGIVWSSVMSTVEWNKKEELVAEQAIKRLKQYSPLLAAFTTQGQSELTPLLKIQEYCYDDIHFMKAFQKIVVLFYKAEVLSEEPILKXYKDAHAAKGESVILEQMKKFAEWLKNAEEESESEAEEGD is encoded by the exons ATGCTTCTGGAGCAAAACTTGATTACTGCCGATATGcagaaacactctttgacattctGGTGGCCGGTGGAATGCTGGCCCCAG GTTTTTAACAAGTTAACCAGGTGCTACAAATACCTGGAGAAAGGTTTTGAAGATGAAGTTAAAAAGCTGCTGCTGTTCTTAAAGGGTTTTTCAGAGTCGGAGAGGAACAAGCTGGCTATGTTGACCGATGTCCTTCTGGCTAATGGAACACTTAATGCATCCATTCTTAATAGCCTTTATAATGAGAATTTGGTTAAAGGGGTTTCAGCAGCTTTGGTTGTAAAGCTCTTTAAATCatggataaatgaaaaagatatcaATGCAGTAGCTCCAAGTCTTTGGAAAGTGAGCATGGATAACAGACTGATGGAACTTTTTCCTGCCAATAAACAAAGCATTGAACACTTCACAAACTATTTTACCGAGGCAGGCTTGAAAGAGCTTTCAGAGTATGTTTGGAATCAGCAAACCACAGGAGCTCGTAAGGAACTCCAGAAAGAACTTCAAGAACAGATGTCTCGTGGTGATCCATTTAAGGATAAAATTTTGTATGTCAAGGAGGAGATGAAAAAAAACAACATCCCAGAACCAGTTGTCATCGGAATAGTATGGTCCAGTGTAATGAGCACCGTGGAATGGAACAAAAAAGAGGAGCTTGTAGCAGAGCAAGCCATCAAGCGCTTGAAGCAATACAGCCCTCTCCTTGCTGCCTTTACAACTCAAGGTCAGTCTGAGCTGACTCCGTTACTGAAGATTCAGGAGTATTGCTATGACGACATTCATTTCATGAAAGCCTTCCAGAAAATAGTGGTGCTTTTTTATAAAGCTGAAGTTCTGAGTGAAGAACCCATTCTGAAATGATATAAAGATGCACATGCTGCCAAGGGGGAAAGTGTTATCCTTGAGCAAATGAAAAAGTTTGCAGAGTGGCTCAAAAATGCTGAAGAAGAATCTGAGTCTGAAGCTGAAGAGGGTGACTGA